One Phoenix dactylifera cultivar Barhee BC4 chromosome 8, palm_55x_up_171113_PBpolish2nd_filt_p, whole genome shotgun sequence genomic window carries:
- the LOC103709763 gene encoding probable LRR receptor-like serine/threonine-protein kinase At1g34110: MKISRSIPCTSVLLVPFLFMAMVSFLKTATSLSPDGKSLLSLLAAAAATSSSSVLLPSWDPSDPDPCSWKGVTCSPEGRVVSLSLPNTFLNLSHIPPELSSLTSLQLLNLSSANISGPIPASLGALSSLRLLDLSSNSLSGAIPSQLGSLSSLQFLLLNSNHLSGPIPATLANLSSLQVLCLQDNLLNGSIPSQLGSLLSLQELRIGGNPYLAGQIPPHLGLLANLTTFGAAATALSGPIPAEFGNLVSLQTLALYDTYVSGSIPPELGSCSQLTNLFLHMNKIAGSIPPELGKLQKLTSLLLWGNAIVGPIPPELSNCSALAVLDLATNKLSGAIPGELGRLGLLEQLHLSDNMLTGPIPEELSNCSSLTALQLDKNALSGPLPRRIGNLNLLQSLFLWGNSISGAIPPSLRNCTDLYALDLSENSLSGTIPSEIFGLTKLSKLLLLGNSLTGELPKSVADCQSLVRLRLGENQLSGEIPKDIGRLQNLVFLDLYTNRFSGKLPAELANITVLELLDVHDNRITGEIPPQLGELMNLEQLDLSRNSFTGEIPSSFGNFSYLNKLILSDNMLAGSLPKSIGNLRKLTLLDLSGNSLSGPIPPEIGSLTSLTIDLDLRSNHFVGDIPHEMSGLTQLQSLDLSSNMLYGGIAVLGMLTSLTSLNISYNNFSGPIPVTPFFRTLSANSYLENPNLCESLDGYTCSSDLVRRTAMKSIRTAALVSAILGSVAVLLVATWILVGRKGRLAAEKAMASASCGADDFSYPWSFIPFQKLSFSIGSILECIKDENIIGKGCSGVVYRAEMPNGELVAVKKLWKSKKEEETVDAFAAEIQILGHIRHRNIVKLLGYCSNKCSKLLLYNYISNGNLQQLLQENRSLDWETRYKIAVGSAQGLAYLHHDCVPAILHRDVKCNNILLDSKYEAYLADFGLAKLMNSPNFHHAMSRVAGSYGYIAPEYGYTTNITDKSDVYSYGVVLLEILSGRSAIEPMVGDGLHIVEWVKKKMGSFEPAINILDSKLRGMPDQVVQEMLQTLGIAMFCVNSTPSERPTMKEVVALLMEVKSPPEEWGKTSQQPLIKPVNHG; this comes from the exons ATGAAGATATCCAGGAGCATTCCTTGCACGTCGGTCCTCCTTGTCCCATTCCTCTTCATGGCCATGGTCTCTTTCTTGAAGACCGCCACTTCCCTCTCCCCTGATGGCAAGTCCCTGCTCTCCCTcttagccgccgccgccgccacctcgTCGTCCTCCGTCCTCCTCCCCTCATGGGACCCGTCCGACCCTGACCCCTGCTCCTGGAAGGGAGTCACCTGCTCGCCTGAGGGCAGAGtcgtctccctctccctccccaacACCTTCCTCAACCTCTCCCACATCCCTCCAGAGCTCTCCTCCCTCACCTCCCTCCAACTCCTCAACCTCTCCTCCGCCAACATCTCCGGCCCCATCCCCGCCTCCCTCGGCGCCTTGTCCTCCCTCCGCCTCCTCGACCTCTCCTCCAActccctctccggcgccatccccTCCCAGCTcggctccctctcctcccttcagtTCCTCCTCCTCAACTCCAACCACCTCTCCGGGCCCATCCCCGCTACCCTCGCCAACCTCTCCTCCCTCCAGGTCCTCTGCCTCCAGGACAACCTCCTCAACGGCTCCATCCCCTCCCAACTCggctctctcctctccctccaGGAGCTCCGCATCGGCGGCAACCCCTACCTCGCCGGCCAAATCCCGCCCCACCTCGGCCTCCTCGCCAACCTCACCACCTTCGGCGCCGCCGCCACCGCCCTCTCCGGTCCCATCCCCGCGGAGTTCGGCAACCTGGTCAGCCTCCAGACCTTGGCGCTCTACGACACCTACGTCTCCGGCTCCATTCCGCCCGAGCTAGGCTCGTGCTCCCAGCTCACCAACCTCTTCCTGCACATGAACAAGATCGCCGGCTCCATCCCCCCCGAACTGGGCAAGCTGCAGAAGCTCACCAGCCTGCTTCTCTGGGGGAATGCAATCGTGGGGCCCATCCCCCCGGAGCTTTCCAACTGCTCGGCTCTGGCGGTCCTCGACCTCGCCACGAATAAGCTCTCGGGGGCAATCCCCGGCGAGCTCGGGAGGCTGGGTCTCTTGGAGCAGCTCCACCTCTCCGACAACATGCTCACAGGTCCCATCCCCGAGGAGCTGAGCAACTGCAGCAGCCTAACTGCTCTCCAGCTCGACAAGAATGCACTGTCCGGGCCCCTTCCTCGCCGGATTGGGAACTTGAACTTGCTGCAGAGTCTCTTCCTGTGGGGAAATTCCATATCCGGAGCCATCCCTCCATCGCTCCGCAACTGCACCGATCTCTACGCCCTCGACCTCTCCGAGAACAGCCTTTCCGGGACGATCCCGAGTGAGATTTTTGGCCTCACGAAGCTCAGCAAGTTGCTTCTTTTGGGCAACTCCTTGACCGGAGAGCTGCCCAAAAGCGTCGCCGATTGCCAGTCTCTGGTGAGGCTCCGGCTTGGAGAGAACCAGCTATCCGGCGAGATCCCGAAGGACATTGGCAGGCTTCAAAATCTCGTCTTTTTGGATCTCTACACCAACCGATTCTCCGGGAAGCTGCCTGCCGAGCTTGCCAACATCACGGTTCTGGAGCTGCTCGACGTCCACGACAATCGCATCACAGGAGAGATTCCGCCGCAGCTGGGGGAGCTGATGAACCTTGAGCAGCTCGATCTTAGCCGCAACAGCTTCACCGGGgaaatcccttccagcttcggTAATTTCAGCTACCTGAACAAGCTCATCCTCAGCGACAACATGCTCGCCGGGTCGTTGCCCAAATCTATAGGGAACTTGCGCAAGCTGACTCTGCTAGATTTAAGCGGCAATAGCCTTTCGGGTCCGATTCCTCCCGAGATCGGCTCCTTGACGAGTCTGACGATTGATCTGGACTTGAGATCCAACCATTTTGTCGGAGATATCCCGCACGAGATGTCCGGTTTGACTCAGCTGCAGTCGCTGGATCTTTCCAGCAACATGCTCTACGGAGGCATCGCAGTCTTGGGTATGCTCACAAGCCTCACTAGTCTCAACATCTCGTACAATAACTTCTCCGGTCCGATTCCGGTGACTCCATTCTTCCGAACTCTCTCGGCAAATTCCTACCTCGAGAACCCAAATCTCTGCGAGTCTCTCGACGGATACACCTGTTCTTCGGACCTCGTGCGTAGAACTGCCATGAAATCCATAAGAACAGCAGCTCTTGTCAGTGCCATTCTGGGCTCCGTCGCTGTGCTGCTCGTTGCGACGTGGATTCTGGTTGGCAGGAAAGGGAGGCTTGCAGCGGAGAAAGCAATGGCCTCAGCATCCTGCGGAGCTGATGATTTCTCGTATCCATGGTCCTTCATCCCGTTTCAGAAGCTAAGCTTCAGCATCGGCAGCATTTTGGAGTGCATAAAGGACGAGAATATCATTGGAAAAGGGTGCTCTGGGGTCGTATACAGAGCCGAGATGCCGAATGGGGAACTCGTCGCTGTGAAGAAGCTCTGGAAAtcgaagaaggaagaggagacgGTCGATGCATTCGCTGCAGAGATTCAGATTCTTGGGCATATAAGGCACAGAAACATTGTGAAGCTGCTTGGTTACTGTTCAAACAAGTGTTCCAAGCTCCTCCTCTATAACTACATCTCCAATGGCAATCTGCAGCAGCTCCTGCAAGAGAACAGGAGCTTGGATTGGGAGACGAGGTACAAAATCGCGGTTGGATCGGCACAAGGTTTGGCCTATCTCCACCATGACTGTGTTCCGGCCATTCTTCACAGGGATGTCAAGTGCAACAACATACTATTGGATTCAAAATATGAAGCTTATTTGGCTGACTTTGGGTTGGCAAAGCTGATGAACTCCCCCAATTTCCATCACGCAATGTCCAGGGTAGCAGGCTCTTACGGCTACATAGCACCAG AGTATGGTTACACTACAAATATAACAGATAAGAGCGACGTCTACAGCTATGGCGTGGTCCTTCTAGAGATTTTGTCTGGGCGCAGTGCCATTGAACCAATGGTTGGTGATGGCCTCCATATCGTGGAgtgggtgaagaagaagatgggaAGCTTCGAGCCTGCGATCAACATCTTGGATTCAAAGCTGCGAGGCATGCCTGATCAGGTAGTTCAGGAGATGCTCCAGACGCTGGGGATCGCCATGTTCTGCGTCAACTCGACTCCATCGGAGCGGCCCACCAtgaaggaggtggtggcattgTTGATGGAAGTGAAAAGCCCTCCTGAAGAATGGGGAAAGACTTCACAGCAGCCTCTCATAAAGCCTGTGAACCATGGTTGA
- the LOC103709764 gene encoding uncharacterized protein LOC103709764, protein MHRRIRTPNPPRREPSNVALLPLFPIPTKTPTAKMRRTVARSLLLKSISTSCPSPKPSSSSLPRIPAKPPKSSRLPLPTSATRPLCRTFLPNPSPHARNRAGDRREFSAGELPTDHSKEVDEINLKFAEAREEIEAALESKETVYFDEEAECAREAAKVVLEMFEGLLARLPEKERTALQRSMGLKIEQLKAELKQLDD, encoded by the coding sequence ATGCACCGGAGGATCCGAACCCCAAACCCTCCGCGCCGAGAGCCCTCGAACGtcgcccttcttcctctctttcccatTCCAACGAAAACCCCCACGGCAAAGATGCGACGGACCGTCGCTCGATCTCTTCTCCTTAAATCCATATCTACTTCCTGCCCCTCTCCGAAACCCTCGTCGTCTTCTCTCCCGAGAATCCCCGCGAAGCCCCCAAAATCCAGTCGTTTGCCCCTCCCCACCTCGGCCACCCGTCCTCTTTGCCGCACCTTCCTCCCCAACCCTTCGCCCCATGCCAGGAACCGCGCCGGAGACCGCCGCGAGTTCAGCGCCGGCGAGCTGCCCACCGACCACAGCAAGGAGGTGGACGAGATCAACCTTAAGTTCGCGGAGGCTCGTGAGGAGATCGAGGCGGCGCTGGAGTCCAAGGAGACGGTCTACTTCGACGAGGAGGCGGAGTGCGCGCGGGAGGCGGCGAAGGTAGTGCTGGAAATGTTCGAAGGGCTTCTCGCAAGGCTGCCGGAAAAGGAGAGAACGGCGCTGCAGAGGTCGATGGGCCTTAAGATCGAACAACTGAAGGCCGAGCTCAAGCAGTTGGATGATTAG